The Pseudarthrobacter sp. BIM B-2242 region CCCAGCCGGAGGGTCCGGCCACGTGGCCGATCATCCGATGCCCCAGCCCGATGAGGTGGGCAACGGCGAGTTCGGCGCCGCGTTTTTGGTCCACCATGGCGCCGCTGATGGCGTCGTTGCCCAGGGATCCGACCGCGACGACGGGTACACCGGGATTGAATTCCTCAAGGATTTGCAGGGTTCCGGGGTGCGGAACCAGCACGGCGATGCCGTCCACTGACTGGTCCGTGAAGTGCCGCAGTGCGTCCAGGATGGCGTCCCGGCTGACGGATCGGAGTGCGGCGATACTGACGAAGTAGCCGGCATCCCGTGCGGCCTGCTCCACTCCGAGCAGGGTGTTGGCCGGGCCGTACTGGGAGAGTTCGCTGGCCAGCACGCCGATGGTCTGTGAACGCCGCGTCACCAGGCTGCGGGCAGCCGTGTTGCGCCGGTAACCGAGTTCGGCGATGGCCGCTTCCACCTTTTCCCGGGTGGCCTTACTGACGTTGGGATGGTTGTTGATCACGCGGGAGACCGTCTGGTGTGACACTCCG contains the following coding sequences:
- a CDS encoding LacI family DNA-binding transcriptional regulator is translated as MTKSDARLPRLEDVAELAGVSHQTVSRVINNHPNVSKATREKVEAAIAELGYRRNTAARSLVTRRSQTIGVLASELSQYGPANTLLGVEQAARDAGYFVSIAALRSVSRDAILDALRHFTDQSVDGIAVLVPHPGTLQILEEFNPGVPVVAVGSLGNDAISGAMVDQKRGAELAVAHLIGLGHRMIGHVAGPSGWVDGALRAEGWRAALQEAGLPQDLLQEGDWSAGSGYAIGRRLAVQRTATALFVGNDQMALGILRAFSEAGVRVPDDVSVVGFDDQPESGYFTPPLTTVRQDFEELGRRCMDIMLKEIEAGAAVSSTVVTPRLVPRASTGRPSTAS